A genomic stretch from Streptomyces sp. QL37 includes:
- a CDS encoding oxygenase MpaB family protein, translating to MDGLSRRRMLLTGGALGAFGALGMASPAHARSVWTWAPSGSIAGKGAGLDPDWVWDEEVDRLVAAVIDRGDVPRVNELLPQWTRNDQPLPTALPADLREYMEQARQLPAWADRAKLEVAAEFNKSRGLYLNLLNGVGGGMLSTAIPREARSVYYSKGGADMEDRVAKTSMLGFAVGDLNAYRPDGDVIVQAVKTRLVHAAVRHLLPASPGWSRTSGGQTAPISQADMLVTWHSLPTYAMRKMQEWKVPITSTEAEGYLHVWQVTAHMLGIRDEYIPATWDEADAQSKQVLDPILGPTPEGVELTDILLGQLAEQTSPGGIDRPLVNALARYLVGDQVADWDGIPEEPFWEKAIATAWPKLVAFREKLIPLPLVPPLAWTIDEAARKYILFYLTKGRGTEISLPETNRPG from the coding sequence ATGGACGGACTCAGCAGGCGAAGGATGCTGCTCACCGGCGGGGCTTTAGGCGCGTTCGGGGCGCTGGGCATGGCGTCACCGGCTCACGCCCGGTCCGTGTGGACGTGGGCGCCGAGCGGTTCGATTGCCGGTAAGGGGGCGGGGCTCGACCCCGACTGGGTCTGGGACGAGGAGGTGGACCGGCTGGTCGCGGCCGTGATCGACCGGGGTGACGTTCCCAGGGTCAACGAGTTGCTGCCGCAGTGGACCCGCAACGACCAGCCGCTGCCGACCGCCCTCCCTGCGGACCTGCGGGAGTACATGGAACAGGCGCGCCAACTGCCGGCCTGGGCCGACCGGGCCAAGCTGGAAGTGGCGGCCGAGTTCAACAAGTCCCGGGGTCTCTACCTCAATCTGCTCAATGGAGTGGGTGGCGGCATGCTGAGCACCGCCATCCCGAGGGAGGCGCGCAGCGTCTACTACTCCAAGGGCGGCGCCGACATGGAGGACCGGGTCGCCAAGACGAGCATGCTCGGGTTCGCCGTCGGAGACCTGAACGCCTACCGGCCCGACGGCGACGTCATCGTGCAAGCCGTCAAGACCCGGCTGGTGCACGCGGCGGTGCGGCACCTCCTGCCGGCCTCACCGGGCTGGTCGAGGACAAGCGGCGGCCAGACGGCTCCGATCAGTCAGGCGGACATGCTCGTCACCTGGCACAGCCTGCCCACCTACGCCATGCGGAAGATGCAGGAGTGGAAGGTCCCGATCACCTCCACCGAGGCGGAGGGCTATCTGCACGTGTGGCAGGTGACCGCACACATGCTCGGCATCCGCGACGAGTACATCCCCGCCACGTGGGACGAGGCCGACGCGCAGTCCAAGCAGGTGCTCGACCCGATCCTCGGCCCGACGCCCGAAGGCGTGGAACTGACGGACATCCTGCTGGGACAGCTCGCGGAACAGACCAGCCCGGGCGGCATCGACCGCCCCCTCGTCAACGCACTCGCCCGGTACCTGGTCGGAGACCAGGTGGCCGACTGGGACGGCATCCCCGAGGAACCTTTCTGGGAGAAGGCGATCGCCACCGCCTGGCCGAAGCTGGTGGCCTTCAGGGAGAAGCTGATTCCGCTGCCACTGGTTCCCCCGCTCGCCTGGACGATCGACGAGGCGGCCCGGAAGTACATCCTCTTCTACCTCACCAAGGGACGGGGAACGGAGATCAGCCTCCCCGAGACCAACCGTCCCGGCTGA
- a CDS encoding TetR/AcrR family transcriptional regulator — MKPVHTALGDFSDRPSLLDIAFADAVQGAEQDDEMAARLLDAAFEQFCRMGIQRSTMSDVARLAGVSRVTVYRRYASKGLLVEHVVRREFRRYFDQFIVDIRSAGTIADRVAVGFVSSMRAIRHNPLIGGLMIAEPEAIVPSMTSDGGRTLGVTQQFLAGRLLQEQSAGNVAGDVDVGLVAEMMVRISASLLVIPSHVVDVDDETQMRAVAVRFLVPMLGLSRDAGS, encoded by the coding sequence TTGAAACCTGTCCACACGGCTCTCGGTGATTTCTCGGACCGCCCGTCGCTGCTCGACATCGCGTTCGCCGACGCCGTCCAGGGCGCCGAACAGGATGACGAGATGGCTGCACGCCTGCTCGACGCCGCGTTCGAGCAGTTCTGTCGCATGGGAATCCAACGCTCCACCATGTCGGACGTGGCACGACTGGCAGGCGTATCCCGCGTCACCGTCTATCGCCGGTACGCTTCCAAGGGCCTGCTGGTCGAGCACGTCGTCCGGCGCGAGTTCCGGCGCTACTTCGACCAGTTCATCGTCGACATCCGAAGCGCCGGAACCATCGCCGACAGGGTCGCCGTGGGTTTCGTGAGTTCCATGCGCGCGATCCGCCACAACCCCCTGATCGGCGGTCTGATGATCGCCGAGCCGGAAGCCATCGTGCCGTCCATGACCAGTGACGGGGGTCGGACCTTGGGCGTGACCCAGCAGTTCCTCGCGGGGCGCCTCCTCCAGGAACAGTCTGCAGGGAATGTCGCCGGCGATGTCGACGTGGGCCTCGTCGCCGAGATGATGGTCCGGATCTCGGCGTCCCTGCTGGTCATTCCCAGCCATGTCGTCGACGTCGACGACGAGACGCAGATGCGTGCGGTGGCCGTGCGGTTCCTTGTCCCGATGCTCGGGCTGTCACGCGACGCCGGCTCGTAA
- a CDS encoding aldo/keto reductase: protein MQYRPLGRTGVQVSPLCLGAMMFGPWGNEDEADSIRIIHRALDAGINFVDTADVYSAGTSEDIVGKALKGRRENVFLATKFFMPMDQDDPNQRGGSRRWIIRAVEDSLRRLGTDHIDLYQVHRPSPDTDVSETLGALSDLVHQGKVRYIGSSSYSGSQIVEAQWVSRERNLERFVTEQPPYSILVRGIEEDVLPTVRRHGMGTLTYSPLCGGWLSGRYRKHAAEGPASAARPPARFDMSTPANQRKLDAVEQLAVLAEKAGLTLIELAVAFVINHPGVTSAIIGPRTMDQLEAFLPAADVKLSPDVLDAIDEIVAPGVTVNPVDNSYGDFELGADQRRR from the coding sequence ATGCAGTACCGACCGCTAGGCCGCACCGGAGTCCAGGTCAGCCCGCTCTGCCTGGGCGCGATGATGTTCGGCCCCTGGGGCAACGAGGACGAAGCCGACTCGATCCGGATCATCCACCGCGCCCTCGACGCGGGTATCAACTTCGTCGACACCGCCGACGTGTACTCCGCCGGCACCTCGGAGGACATCGTCGGCAAAGCCCTGAAGGGCCGCCGGGAGAACGTGTTCCTGGCGACGAAGTTCTTCATGCCGATGGACCAGGACGACCCCAACCAGCGTGGCGGCTCGCGGCGTTGGATCATCCGTGCGGTCGAGGACTCCCTGCGGCGGCTCGGCACCGACCACATCGACCTCTACCAGGTCCACCGCCCCAGCCCCGACACCGATGTCTCGGAAACCCTCGGCGCGCTCTCCGACCTCGTCCACCAGGGCAAGGTCCGGTACATCGGTTCCTCGTCGTATTCCGGCTCCCAGATCGTCGAGGCCCAGTGGGTCTCGCGTGAGCGGAACCTGGAGCGGTTCGTGACCGAGCAGCCGCCGTACTCGATCCTGGTCCGCGGCATCGAGGAGGACGTGCTTCCCACCGTGCGCCGCCACGGCATGGGCACGCTCACGTACAGTCCGCTCTGCGGAGGCTGGCTCTCCGGCCGCTACCGCAAGCACGCCGCCGAGGGGCCCGCTTCGGCGGCCCGGCCCCCGGCCCGCTTCGACATGAGCACCCCCGCCAACCAGCGCAAGCTCGACGCCGTCGAGCAGCTCGCCGTCCTGGCCGAGAAGGCCGGCCTCACGCTCATCGAGCTCGCCGTGGCCTTTGTCATCAACCATCCCGGCGTCACGTCGGCGATCATCGGGCCCCGCACCATGGACCAGTTGGAGGCGTTCCTGCCCGCCGCCGACGTCAAGCTTTCGCCGGACGTGCTCGACGCCATCGACGAGATCGTCGCCCCCGGCGTCACGGTCAACCCGGTCGACAACAGCTACGGCGACTTCGAGCTGGGCGCCGACCAGCGGCGAAGGTGA
- a CDS encoding helix-turn-helix transcriptional regulator has protein sequence MAESGRRIPAAEVREFLSTRRARITPEQAGLPVYGGNRRVAGLRREEVALLAGMSVDYYIRLERGNLTGASDSVLDALAHALQLDEAERTHLYDLARAATPSGRRPTVTASRVRPTILRLLDSMTDVPAYVRNARFDILAANSLGRALYAPVFDSPLFARRGPVNSARFMFLDPAGQEFWTDWERGADDAVAFLRTETGRSPHDKALTDLIGELTTRSDDFARRWARHDVKIHRSGVKNLHHPLVGDLALPYEAMDLPADPGLRLNFYTPEPDSRERQALGLLASWASSGTAVPTGND, from the coding sequence ATGGCTGAGAGCGGCAGGAGGATTCCGGCGGCCGAGGTCCGCGAGTTCCTGAGCACTCGACGGGCTCGGATCACCCCGGAGCAGGCCGGGCTGCCGGTCTACGGCGGGAACCGTCGTGTCGCCGGTCTTCGCCGCGAGGAGGTGGCCCTGCTCGCGGGCATGAGTGTGGACTACTACATCCGGCTCGAACGTGGGAATCTCACAGGCGCTTCGGACTCGGTGCTCGACGCCCTCGCGCACGCGCTCCAGCTGGACGAGGCCGAGCGCACCCACCTCTACGACCTGGCCCGCGCGGCGACGCCTTCGGGCCGACGGCCCACGGTGACCGCGTCCCGCGTGCGGCCCACGATCCTGCGGCTGCTCGACTCGATGACCGACGTGCCGGCGTACGTGCGCAACGCGCGCTTCGACATCCTGGCCGCCAACTCACTGGGGCGGGCGCTGTACGCACCCGTCTTCGACTCGCCGCTCTTCGCCAGGCGCGGTCCGGTCAACAGTGCCCGCTTCATGTTCCTCGACCCTGCGGGCCAGGAGTTCTGGACCGACTGGGAGAGGGGCGCCGACGACGCGGTGGCCTTTCTGCGCACCGAGACGGGCCGGTCGCCCCACGACAAGGCGCTCACCGATCTGATCGGCGAGCTGACGACCAGGAGTGACGACTTCGCCCGCCGGTGGGCGCGCCATGACGTGAAGATCCACCGTTCCGGTGTCAAGAACCTTCACCACCCGCTGGTCGGCGATCTCGCGCTGCCTTACGAGGCGATGGACCTGCCGGCCGATCCCGGCCTGCGTCTCAACTTCTACACCCCCGAACCGGACTCCCGGGAGCGGCAGGCCTTGGGCCTGCTCGCCAGCTGGGCGAGTTCCGGCACCGCCGTTCCCACCGGGAACGACTGA
- a CDS encoding aldo/keto reductase, whose translation MQTLTLNNGVEMPALGLGVFQTPPDETRAAVTAALDLGYRHIDTAAAYGNEREVGRAIRESAVPREEIFVETKIWISDYGYDETLHGFDKSAAKLGVDRIDLLILHQALPSDFDKTLAAYRALEKLLADGKVRAIGVSNFMVEHLTALLDATTVVPAVNQLEIHPYFQQRTVLDFDDEHGILNQAWSPIGGITFYPGYGENRRSVLEDTVVTGIAEAHGKSPAQVLLRWGLQHGRSVIPKSTKRHRIAENIDVFDFELTMDELKALDALETGRRGGPDPEAVTLADFGRAIPEA comes from the coding sequence ATGCAGACCCTCACCCTCAACAACGGCGTCGAGATGCCCGCCCTCGGCCTCGGCGTCTTCCAGACCCCGCCGGACGAGACCCGGGCCGCCGTCACGGCCGCGCTCGACCTCGGCTACCGGCACATCGACACCGCCGCCGCGTACGGCAACGAACGCGAGGTCGGCCGAGCCATCCGTGAATCGGCCGTACCCCGCGAGGAGATCTTCGTCGAGACGAAGATCTGGATCAGCGACTACGGCTACGACGAGACTCTGCACGGCTTCGACAAGAGCGCCGCCAAACTGGGCGTCGACCGTATCGACCTGCTCATCCTGCACCAGGCCCTCCCGTCGGACTTCGACAAGACCCTCGCCGCCTACCGCGCTCTCGAGAAGCTCCTGGCGGACGGCAAGGTCCGGGCCATCGGCGTCAGCAACTTCATGGTCGAGCACCTGACCGCGCTGCTCGACGCCACGACCGTCGTCCCGGCGGTCAACCAGTTGGAGATCCATCCGTACTTCCAGCAGCGCACCGTCCTCGACTTCGATGACGAGCACGGCATCCTCAACCAGGCGTGGTCCCCCATCGGCGGCATCACCTTCTACCCGGGGTACGGGGAGAACCGCAGGAGCGTCCTGGAGGACACCGTCGTCACCGGCATCGCTGAGGCGCACGGCAAGAGCCCGGCCCAGGTCTTGCTGCGCTGGGGGCTCCAGCACGGCCGCTCGGTCATCCCCAAGTCCACCAAGCGGCACCGGATCGCTGAGAACATCGACGTCTTCGACTTCGAGCTGACCATGGACGAGCTCAAGGCCCTCGACGCCCTGGAGACCGGCCGCCGCGGGGGTCCCGACCCGGAGGCCGTCACCCTCGCGGACTTCGGCCGTGCCATCCCCGAAGCCTGA
- a CDS encoding pirin family protein, whose product MSNLDRQAALSVCGGRGFVVAEPVRELLTPRHVQLGESTEVRRLLPNLGRRMVGAWAFVDHYGPDDIADEPGMQVPPHPHMGLQTVSWLHEGEVLHRDSLGSLQQIRPRELGLMTSGRAISHSEESPKPHARLLHGAQLWVALPDADRQVEPHFQHHIDLPTVTAPGVTATVILGELDGAVSPGRSYTPIVGADLTLASGAEARLPIDPDFEYAVLAMSGEARVDGVPVLPGSMLYLGCGRTELPLRAESDAGLMLLGGEPFEEEIVMWWNFIGRSHEEIEEARQAWADGARFGEVDGYDGGRLPAPALPPVALKPRGRVR is encoded by the coding sequence ATGAGCAATCTCGATCGCCAGGCCGCTCTCTCCGTCTGCGGAGGACGCGGCTTCGTCGTCGCCGAACCGGTACGTGAACTCCTCACCCCGCGCCATGTCCAGCTCGGCGAATCGACCGAGGTGCGCAGACTGCTGCCCAATCTTGGACGCCGCATGGTCGGCGCCTGGGCGTTCGTGGATCACTACGGTCCCGACGACATCGCCGACGAGCCCGGGATGCAGGTGCCGCCGCACCCCCACATGGGGCTGCAGACGGTCAGCTGGCTGCACGAAGGTGAGGTGCTGCACCGGGACAGCTTGGGCAGCCTTCAGCAGATCCGCCCGCGGGAGCTGGGTCTGATGACTTCCGGCAGAGCCATCAGCCACTCCGAGGAGAGCCCCAAGCCACACGCCAGGCTTCTGCACGGCGCCCAGCTCTGGGTGGCGCTGCCCGACGCCGACCGGCAGGTGGAGCCGCACTTCCAGCACCACATCGACCTGCCCACCGTCACGGCGCCGGGGGTCACCGCCACCGTGATCCTGGGTGAACTCGACGGAGCCGTGTCGCCCGGCCGCTCCTACACCCCGATCGTCGGAGCCGATCTGACCCTGGCCAGCGGCGCGGAAGCCCGGCTGCCGATCGACCCCGACTTCGAGTACGCCGTGCTGGCGATGTCCGGTGAGGCCCGGGTCGACGGTGTTCCGGTCCTCCCGGGATCGATGCTCTACCTCGGCTGCGGCCGCACCGAACTGCCGCTGCGTGCCGAGTCCGACGCCGGGCTGATGCTCCTCGGCGGCGAGCCGTTCGAGGAGGAGATCGTCATGTGGTGGAACTTCATCGGGCGGTCCCACGAGGAGATCGAGGAGGCGCGGCAGGCGTGGGCGGACGGTGCCCGCTTCGGTGAGGTCGACGGCTACGACGGCGGTCGGCTGCCCGCCCCCGCCCTGCCTCCGGTGGCGCTGAAACCGCGGGGGCGGGTGCGCTGA
- a CDS encoding tetratricopeptide repeat protein, which yields MEDTYYEFGTPADRWDRAQLFFEAKEYLTAARILGGLVHEVPEQIAPRLLLARSYYHSARLTKAEAELREVLERSPVEDYARLMLGRTLERQGRHAEAAPHLRMAHAMTGDLGPGLPAPEQQNQG from the coding sequence GTGGAAGACACCTACTACGAGTTCGGTACACCCGCCGACCGCTGGGACCGGGCCCAGCTGTTCTTCGAGGCGAAGGAGTACCTGACCGCGGCGCGGATCCTCGGCGGGCTCGTGCATGAGGTACCGGAGCAGATCGCGCCGCGGCTGCTGCTGGCTCGCTCCTACTACCACTCGGCCAGGCTCACCAAGGCCGAGGCGGAGCTCCGCGAGGTGCTGGAGCGCAGTCCTGTCGAGGACTACGCGCGGCTGATGCTCGGGCGCACCCTCGAGCGTCAGGGCCGGCACGCGGAGGCTGCCCCACATCTGCGGATGGCTCACGCGATGACCGGGGACCTCGGACCCGGGCTTCCGGCCCCGGAGCAGCAGAACCAGGGGTGA
- a CDS encoding TetR/AcrR family transcriptional regulator, producing the protein MSTRTRILEVAARLVADSPDGDISTRAVCEAAQVGAPALYRYFGDKEGLLSAVVDHGFEAYLATKRERGETTDPVEDLRNGWDSHVDFALRNRNLYRLMNSPAMRTPPAAASESHRILTRDLERAAEQGKLRVAPELAAQMIMSATTGVALMLVSRPATFQDAGVSVRVRDAVHAAVFTPDARVSEPVDTEVPSAAARLGALLRRSHGSGLSTAESALMTEWLDRVSNAER; encoded by the coding sequence ATGAGTACACGAACGCGCATCCTCGAAGTCGCGGCCCGGCTGGTCGCGGACTCCCCCGACGGGGACATCTCCACGCGGGCCGTGTGCGAGGCGGCGCAGGTCGGAGCGCCTGCGCTCTACAGATACTTCGGGGACAAGGAAGGCCTGTTGTCGGCAGTCGTCGACCATGGCTTCGAGGCCTATCTGGCGACCAAGCGGGAGCGGGGCGAGACCACCGATCCGGTCGAGGATCTACGTAACGGCTGGGACAGTCATGTCGATTTCGCTCTGCGGAACCGAAATCTGTACCGGCTGATGAACTCCCCGGCGATGCGGACCCCGCCGGCGGCCGCCTCCGAGTCGCACCGCATTCTGACCCGGGACCTGGAGCGGGCAGCCGAACAGGGGAAGCTGCGCGTAGCTCCCGAACTGGCCGCTCAGATGATCATGTCGGCCACGACGGGTGTCGCGCTGATGCTGGTCTCCCGGCCCGCGACCTTCCAGGACGCCGGGGTGTCGGTGCGTGTCCGCGACGCCGTGCACGCCGCCGTCTTCACCCCGGACGCGCGCGTGAGCGAACCGGTGGACACCGAAGTCCCCTCCGCCGCCGCCCGGCTAGGCGCCCTGCTGCGCCGGTCGCACGGATCCGGGCTCAGTACGGCCGAATCGGCGCTCATGACCGAATGGCTGGACCGGGTGTCGAACGCGGAAAGGTGA
- a CDS encoding SDR family oxidoreductase yields MTEQHTTSARRVALVTGGSRGIGRETVERLAADGFAVVVNYAGNKAEAEAAVATVVAEGGEAVAHQADVADEAAVAALFDAAEETFGGVDVVVHAAGVMSLSPLVDLDLDALDRMYRTNIRGTFVVDQQAARRLRAGGAIINFSSSVLALAIPGYTAYAATKGAVEAMTLILARELRGRDITVNAVAPGPTATALFLDGKDEETIARMAAQPPLERLGAPQDIAEVVAFLAGPARWVNGQVLRANGGIV; encoded by the coding sequence ATGACCGAGCAGCACACCACCTCCGCACGCAGGGTCGCGCTTGTCACCGGGGGCTCGCGAGGTATCGGCCGCGAGACCGTCGAGCGCCTGGCGGCGGACGGGTTCGCGGTCGTCGTCAACTACGCCGGAAACAAGGCCGAGGCCGAAGCGGCCGTGGCGACCGTCGTCGCCGAGGGCGGCGAGGCGGTGGCGCACCAGGCGGACGTCGCCGACGAGGCGGCGGTCGCCGCTCTCTTCGACGCCGCCGAGGAGACCTTCGGCGGAGTCGACGTCGTCGTCCACGCCGCGGGCGTCATGTCGCTCTCCCCGCTGGTCGACCTCGATCTGGACGCGCTGGACCGGATGTACCGCACCAATATCCGCGGGACCTTCGTCGTGGACCAGCAGGCGGCACGCCGCCTGCGCGCAGGCGGGGCGATCATCAACTTCTCCAGCTCGGTGCTGGCGCTGGCCATTCCGGGATACACCGCCTACGCCGCCACCAAGGGGGCCGTGGAGGCGATGACCCTGATCCTCGCCCGTGAGCTGCGCGGCCGGGACATCACGGTCAACGCCGTCGCCCCCGGGCCCACCGCCACCGCGTTGTTCCTGGACGGCAAGGACGAGGAGACCATCGCGAGGATGGCCGCCCAGCCTCCTCTCGAGCGGCTGGGCGCACCCCAGGACATCGCGGAGGTCGTCGCCTTCCTGGCCGGCCCTGCCCGCTGGGTCAACGGCCAGGTGTTGCGTGCCAACGGCGGAATCGTCTGA